The genome window TTGACATTTTAAAAAACTGTAACATATGAGCGTACCAGGGTGGTTTAGTAATGTGTCCAGTTCTTCTTTGGCTACTACCATCCTCAGTTTGTCTACACTATCAATGACAAATATGATAGCCTGGCCTTCCCTGAgaaagaagagaaaagaaagagaaCATAATAATTAATATGAACATCTAACCGCAACTAGAATTGGTTTTTATGTTTCTTTAAATGCAAGAACACTCACTTGTAGTAGTGTTCCCAAAGGTTTCTGTACCTGCCTTGACCAGACATGTCAAACACTGTGAAGGACAGACTACAAGAAGGGAAGAGAGAAAGCTTTTACACGCTAATTGCCATTGTATAGCTTGAATAAACACATGATAATGTATCGGAATTCTTCAATAtgatattcatttatttaagtCAGAAATATGCTAGTATTAGAAGATGACATAGCATTTCTTGGATGACCAATTTAATTGAAAGACCAACACATTGTTGTTTGATGATCAACAGCTACCTGGATGTCTTAAACTTCTCAATGCTGAAGCCAATAGTTGGGACGATGTCTTGTGCCTGGGCCTGGAAAAACAAACGCAgcctattttaaataaaaaccttAATAATGAGAATACATTAGAAACATCTATTTCCCGGTAGCCATTAACCTGCAAAAAAATCACAAGTGTTCTGTAGATACATCTAAAGATGATTATAAAATGGATAGTTACACGCCTTGATTATAATAGGCTGAGCTATGTTTGAAGCCGTAAAAAAACTCTGTAAACATACAGCCGTGACAGCAGTACATCTGTATAACGGTTTCAAACGAATTGTCACAAAATGTCAGATCACGTTGTGGATTTTGATTCTccagatacgatacgatacactttattgtccccgtaaggacaTTTGTTCTGGACCCCGTCCTGCAGTTCAgcatacatgtacatatacaaacatagtggacattaagagacatacacataacatcagtcatacaccgtttgaacaaacacaatacacacatactgacaatggcgacctattgcacaaccctcatggccaacatttaaaaagtacatttcattaGACTACATTTCATGTGGATGTTAAGAAGCTTAATGGACATAGGTAGGAATGAGTGCTTATAGCGGTTCAGCCTGCTCTTGGGAACCCTGAATCTTCTACCAGAAGGTAGGAGCTGGAATTCTGGGTGGAGTATGTGGGTGGGATCAGACACAattttgtttgcctgtctgatAATGGACTGCTCGTATATGTTTTGGAGAGATGGGTGTTTTTTAACGAGATGAGTGGCAGAGAGAGATGGGCAGGATAAAGGAGGAAGATAAAAATGAAAGAAGGATGTTTAATTACTGAGACAGTAAGTACACATCTGGAAAAAAACAGACTTTGCCCCATTTGCAGTTTTCAGAACTGGTGTGTCAAGAAAGATCTGGCTGTTTTAAAACAGTCATCAAGATAAACCAGACTCTCTGTTACGTTGGACCAGGCCCAATTAAAACAGAATGAAATGTGAATAAAGAATTAGAATCTAAACCAGTTTTATTGACACCTTTACTTAACCCATCTGTTTTGAGTGAAACATGCATACCTTAGTTATATCAGAAGTACACCAATGCTACCTAAAGGTGCAATGTGTAGAAAGTGTTGGTCAGACTTACATTAGCGGGCTTCAGCTGGTTGATGATGGTGGTTTTTCCACTGTTGTCCAAACCGAGACAAAGAACATTCACCTCCTTCTTCAACCCCAGCCATGCTGCCAACTTGTCAAACAGCCCCATTTGCTAGCAAGCAACCATCAGCTGCCTGTTTGACCTACAAGAAACAGGCCATACATTATCTTAAAATAAATGGTAACACCGGCTTATACACATATTGCAGTTCAGTTGTTTCACAGGTCTACATTAGCACCTCTATTGAAGCAGCTACTACAGAGTGACAGTTTTGTATTTCTACACTGCTATTTATTCTGCGCTGCTGAGCTCCTATTTGTGAACTATATTTGATATCTTCCTGTATGTTTGTGTGCTTTTTTTGTGTTTGAGTAGCCCGTCTTATTTCCAGCTTACATTTTGGAGGTTATGTGGCTCAAGATCTGATGCTGGCCACATCTAGAAGCTGCTTGATAACCTTCTGGATCCATCTTTTTCACATGTTCTAATTCACATTTTGTGACATGGATTGTACAACATGTACTGTTATTATGTTGGTCTGTTCTGTATACTCGACATGTATTGCACTTCTGTCCACCTTGGGAGAGGAATCTCCTCAGTGGATCTTCCTGAAGAATAGTTACATGCAGcctcataacaaaataaaaggtgATGTTTGATTTTACTCATTTACAATTATTTAATTGGCGTAATGTTATCCTCCAATTTGGTTTAGCTCCTTTGAATGTGGTTTTGGTTTGAACCGCATTTCCCTACCCATTGCATAGTTAAACTGTTTAAAGCTAACCGAGTAACGTTTTCCTTGAGAACATTACACATGGTTAATTAGcaaatacagttgcaagaaaaagtgaaccctttggattctccacacatagcgttgtgtgttccttccaaacaactgagctttggtttcatctgtccacagaatatgttgccagtagtgctgtggaacatccaggtgctcttttgcaaacttcaaacgtgcagcaatgttttttctggacagcagtggcttcctccgtggtgtcctcccatgaactccattcttgttcagtgttttacgtatcgtagattcgtcaacagagatgttagcatgtgccagag of Pseudochaenichthys georgianus chromosome 3, fPseGeo1.2, whole genome shotgun sequence contains these proteins:
- the arl6 gene encoding ADP-ribosylation factor-like protein 6 translates to MGLFDKLAAWLGLKKEVNVLCLGLDNSGKTTIINQLKPANAQAQDIVPTIGFSIEKFKTSSLSFTVFDMSGQGRYRNLWEHYYKEGQAIIFVIDSVDKLRMVVAKEELDTLLNHPDIKHRRIPILFFANKMDVRDALSSVKVSQLLCLANIKDKPWHICATDALKGEGLQEGVDWLQDQIKTMRT